One genomic segment of Falco cherrug isolate bFalChe1 chromosome 13, bFalChe1.pri, whole genome shotgun sequence includes these proteins:
- the SOCS5 gene encoding suppressor of cytokine signaling 5, translated as MDKVGKMWNNFKYRCQNLFSHEGGSQNENVVVNSSSCSSAKEKAIQITDLAQQQPSSPLRENIALQLGLSPSKNSARRNQNCVTEIPQIVEISIEKENDSCVTTGARLARRDSYSRHAPWGGKKKHSCSTKTQSSLDTEKRFGRTRSGLQRRERRYGVSSVHDMDAVSNRTVGSRSLRQRLQDTVGLCFPMRTYSKQSKPLFSNKRKIHLSELMLEKCPFPAGSDLAQKWHLIKQHTAPVSPHSTFFDTFDPSLVSTEDEEDRLRERRRLSIEEGVDPPPNAQIHTFEATAQVNPLYKLGPKLAPGMTELAGDKNITPPGNCDSEEDTTTLCLQSRRQKQRQMSGESHGHISRQGAWKVHTQIDYIHCLVPDLLQITGNPCYWGVMDRYEAEALLEGKPEGTFLLRDSAQEDYLFSVSFRRYNRSLHARIEQWNHNFSFDAHDPCVFHSSTVTGLLEHYKDPSSCMFFEPLLTVSLNRTFPFSLQYICRAVICRCTTYDGIDDLPLPSMLQDFLKEYHYKQKVRVRWLEREPIKTK; from the coding sequence ATGGATAAAGTGGGAAAGATGTGGAACAATTTCAAATACAGGTGCCAGAATCTCTTCAGTCATGAGGGTGGAAGCCAAAATGAAAACGTAGTTGTGAACTCCAGTAGTTGCTCATCTGCTAAAGAGAAAGCTATCCAGATAACTGATTTGGCTCAACAACAACCCAGCAGCCCTTTGAGAGAAAACATAGCTTTGCAATTAGGTTTAAGTCCTTCAAAGAATTCGGCAAGGCGGAACCAAAACTGTGTCACAGAAATTCCTCAGATTGTTGAAATAAGcattgagaaagaaaatgactcGTGTGTCACCACGGGAGCTAGACTTGCTCGAAGGGACTCTTATTCTCGGCATGCTCCTTGGGGTGGGAAGAAGAAGCATTCCTGCTCTACCAAAACCCAGAGCTCCTTGGATACTGAAAAACGATTTGGTAGAACACGAAGTGGTttgcagaggagggagaggaggtatGGGGTGAGCTCCGTCCATGATATGGATGCCGTATCAAACAGGACAGTAGGCAGCCGTTCTCTGCGACAGCGTCTGCAAGATACCGTTGGGCTGTGTTTTCCCATGCGGACTTACAGCAAACAGTCCAAACCTCTGTTTTCTAACAAAAGAAAGATCCATCTCTCTGAACTAATGCTTGAGAAATGCCCTTTTCCTGCAGGCTCAGATCTGGCTCAAAAGTGGCATCTGATTAAACAACACACGGCGCCTGTGAGTCCTCATTCAACATTTTTTGACACATTTGATCCTTCCTTGGTCTCCACAGAAGACGAAGAAGACAGGCTCAGAGAGCGACGTAGACTTAGTATTGAAGAAGGGGTTGATCCCCCTCCCAATGCCCAAATACATACGTTTGAAGCTACAGCACAGGTAAATCCATTGTATAAACTGGGACCAAAGTTAGCCCCTGGTATGACTGAGCTGGCCGGGGACAAAAACATAACACCTCCAGGGAACTGTGACTCTGAAGAGGACACAACAACACTTTGTCTGCAGTCACGCAGGCAGAAGCAGCGTCAGATGTCTGGAGAGAGCCATGGCCATATCAGCAGGCAGGGGGCTTGGAAAGTGCATACTCAAATTGATTACATCCATTGCCTTGTGCCAGACTTACTTCAGATCACAGGTAACCCGTGTTACTGGGGTGTGATGGACCGCTATGAAGCAGAAGCACTTCTGGAGGGTAAACCCGAAGGCACTTTTTTGCTCAGGGATTCTGCGCAAGAGGACTACCTCTTCTCTGTGAGCTTCCGTCGCTATAACCGATCGCTACATGCACGCATTGAGCAGTGGAATCACAACTTTAGTTTCGATGCCCACGATCCCTGTGTCTTTCACTCCTCCACTGTTACAGGGCTTCTGGAACACTACAAAGACCCTAGCTCTTGCATGTTCTTTGAACCGTTACTTACTGTATCTCTGAACAGGACTTTCCCCTTTAGTCTGCAGTATATCTGCCGGGCAGTAATCTGCAGGTGCACTACGTATGATGGAATTGATGACCTTCCTCTACCCTCAATGTTACAAGACTTTCTAAAGGAGTATCACTATAAACAAAAAGTCAGGGTGCGATGGCTGGAGCGGGaacctataaaaacaaagtaa